A segment of the Anthonomus grandis grandis chromosome 11, icAntGran1.3, whole genome shotgun sequence genome:
TACTCTTTTTGCAGATTTTGCTGCTTCCTTCCAGGTTTGCTCCGCTGCAAGTTTCTTGTAGCAGTATTATACAccgttttctaatttttctatttcttcggCACTTTTCTTCAGTCTCTTTCATTTCgtgctctattttttttttcgctttttaCCTGTTGTGGAACATCTTTTATCTCCAAAAGTGACTCTACCAAAGTTTCCCGAAATTCTTGATTCTGGATGTATGAATTTATATACCACTAAGGCATTTACTATAGTCGTTCCCTTCAATAATTCGGTTGCAACTTTATGGTACTCTCTTAACGACTTTCGAACTGGCGAAGAATAGAAGGCCAATTGGTCCGACAAATCCTTTCCTGCGTTGTAGTCTTATGCATTGCGGTTTTTGAATTTCTTTGcgctttctatttaattttccGGTCTTTATGATATCCAAATTATGACAAGTAGAAAGCATTAACACCTTTTTTATCTTTCCACTTAGAAACGACTCCATCACCATTtgctttttcaataatttctcctttttttagtttaggtGAAACAGCTTCCGATGGTAGACCTTTCCAAATTTTTCTTAGGATCCCAAGAAAGCTTAACTCCATACTTATGCCGTTTTCTAGGAATGTACTGACGAAATTTTAGTCGACCACGGAACGGAATCATGCTCTCATCTATTGCTATAATTTTGCCAGGCTGCATTACCTCcttatactttaaattaaaatgagatACCAGCTGCTCGATTTTATGCAGATTATCTTCTGCCGTCGGGTCTTCATTATTCGAAAAATGCCAAAAGCGTTTTGATGCAAAGTTATACTTGTAAATAGGGCGTGTGCTCCAGTATGCCTCAATATTTGCGTAACGCACCAAATCCATGTAAAGCATAATACCGAGAAACTTCGTCATTTCAGGTACTGTCACTGGTTTCCAAAGTGATAGTCGGCTTTTGGACTTTAGCCTACCCGATTTTGCTATTACCTGTTGAGCATTTCGGTTTGTTTCTAAAACCATTACCTTTAATAAATCTTCAGTCACAAATAGGGAATAGGCATTTAACACTGTAAAACTGCTTGTTGTTGCCATGTTTAGGTTTAGACCTTCATTTCCTATAAATGTAAAGTTTTGCTGATTATCTCCAATTCCTTATGTCCACTCAGATATTGTTATCAGGATTGTCATTAGCACTAGCAGCATCATCTAGGCCACAGTCATCTTCAGACAAACTTTCTTCTGAAGAGCTGGAAGAATGGTCCTGAAAGTCCGGATCCCTAACGCTATCGTCACTGTCAAAATCCTCACCGACGTCGCTGCCTTTTGACTTATAAAAAAGACTTTCGGCTTCTTCAAGCAATTCCATGCTACTCAGAGATCTCTTGTTTGAATTCATGTTAACCAAAACTACTAAAACGAAAAATGCCGACTTAACAAGTGTCATGTTAGAGTGGATAATACATGTCCTCCGGCTGTACAAATACTGTACCGCTTGTTACCAATACAAAATAATACCTGGAATCATTCtacaattgaaaattttttaatatctgtatTAATTTTATGGTTATATCCTCCTGGGATCCGGacatgtttttgttaagttAGGGTTGTgaggcttttaaatataataaaaaatacatgaataaacattgtttactaataacttttttttctttaattttttttcttactttggCAGCTACATGACGTCCATTAAAATGGACATTGGGTCTCAACCTAaacaaaaaatcctttttttttttcaataacatttcAGTCAACAAACCTATGAAAACgcagaaaataaatgtaaacttaaACTTATTTGCTATGGAACTCCATGAAACAGTTTCTGTTGTCAGTAATGCACAAAAATGTGTTGcatgtattacaaaaaaacttgttttttttttggcacaagagtcatttttacatccaaccgaattttttaaatctgtggCAATTTCTGGAAAGTGTTGTTTCCGTTTTCTTTCGGTGTCTAATGACGATGACGGTGAATGGACAAAGATATTTCCCTCAGGATTTCTTCTAGTACCTACACCTCGGATGTTTTCTTGGGATTCACTTTGTGGGTTGGGTGTATTTATCAAAAGTTGAGTGGCAATTTCggttttaaaatctaaatattgttgtattttgcgtggagggattttaaatatttttttatctcttcgaTAAAAAATCCATGAGTTAGCCATTGCTAGATCaaagaaatggaaaatgacCCTTACTGTCCATTTTTTTGATCTGGCTcgaattctataatagctaatcATTCGGTCTATCAAGTCTATTCCTCCCATACAATCGTTGTATTTAGCAACAACGTAAGGTCTTTTAACCTGAATGTATTTAGAGTCTTTCTTGAATCACCTTTTACACTCATCGCTAGGTTGAATTCCTAGAGCAGTAGATGCCAAAAGTACAGATTTCAGATCATACCATTGTACAACTACTATTTCGCTATCTTGTCTTACAATTTGTTCCGAGCTGACTCTACCTATCTTGGTCATCATTTTTTCCGAAGTTAATTTTGCTGCCGCTGGTACACGAGATTTCATAATGGTTCCAGtacaatatttctcttgttgacgAAGATATTCGAGAAGTGGTATTGTCgtgaaatatttattgcagTACACATGACTTCCAGGAAATAATGTCCTTCCAAGGCGAATAACAGCAGAAGGTCCAACACCAAGTCATTTTACAGAATCATCTGAAAAAGTATCTTTTCCTTGATATAATTCAAAGTCTACGACAAGACCTTCAGGGGCAGCagcaacaaaatttttcaagccCTCTGGATTTGGCTTTCCTCTAACAAACTGCTTCATTTTACAAGTCCCTGTAAATGGGATCATCTGTTCATCTACAGCAACCACTTTCTCTCTAGGAAGCTGCAAACACCCCTGCCATACTGCTTTTATAATAGGACGTACTTTACAAAATTTGTCAGAACTGCGTACCTCTTCAGCGATGCTGCCATCAGTTACGATTTTAAGGTTACTGcttatagcaaaaaatctatCTCGAGTCATTGTATCTGCAATAGCTGAAACATTAGTGGTTTTTGCCCAGTGCATTTtgattttgggatattttagaCAGGACATCAAAcaaactattccaaaaaaatgtttaatctgaTTAAGAGTCAATTTAAGAGATACTCCTTTCAGTTCAACGTACCTTGCATTTGTGCAATCACACACTTTTTGGAATAACTCTGCGGCAGAATAACTGGGCGGCAGCATCGAAGTGTCCAACGTACCACTACGCTTAGACCTCGCATCCACATGCTCTGAgctgcttaaataataaattaacgaaaCTGGAAACATAAAACTGGCATGTCCATTTAAGTGGACGCTAGGTCCCAGGAGGATATGCTGgagatattttaacaaaaaaaaataacacggCGCTTAAATAACATACTACTTGGTAGCCGGCTGTATAAGTTGTGGTTAACGTGTTAAAAAAggatgaataaaataaaaacattgaaaacaacatataattttatttaaaaataactaaaatgcAAAAAGTGCTACAGCACAATCacattgattaaaaaatgtgtatgttTAATCTTAGATATTACCCactacaatattttttgtaatgtaatgtttttgttCGGTTATTCCTTAggtataaagttataaaaaaatataagaaaattaggCAAGACCCAATGAGCTGATCAGCGATTCGACTTTTGCAATGTATTTTTCTTTGGCTTCAGTTTGGGACATTCCTTTTCTTTCGTTCCATGCGTCCCATTTGGCTTTTCCCTTTAAGTCAAGCATACCCGGGCGATctacagaaatatttttagtataagaAACACTAAAAATATGAGTAAAATTTTTACCAGTGTTTACATCGCCTACAGTAGCCTGTTTGAAAAGGGCATAGAGTTCCAATAAATCATTATCAGAAGGTttggattttaagtttttgacgtTTTCAGCAGCCTTGttgaaattctaaaattaacaaaatacaaTAGAGAATTATATGGGGAAGTTgttaatgttatttattgtCTTGAATTGGTATAGGATGATACTCACTTCGTCGAGAGACATGTTGAACAATctgaaaaataagtaaaaatagtttcattaaaaaggcatttttttacataatatcttttaattgtcttattaaaatatctttattataggAGATGtaggatatacagggtgtttcactaaGCATGGGTCGCGGCTATATCTCGGGATATGAGTTTGGCagcattggaattttttttgatattataaaaGTGACCAAGAGAAAATgcaggaaattattt
Coding sequences within it:
- the LOC126742050 gene encoding acyl-CoA-binding protein homolog isoform X1, encoding MSSASALVLFNMSLDENFNKAAENVKNLKSKPSDNDLLELYALFKQATVGDVNTDRPGMLDLKGKAKWDAWNERKGMSQTEAKEKYIAKVESLISSLGLA
- the LOC126742050 gene encoding acyl-CoA-binding protein homolog isoform X2, which translates into the protein MSLDENFNKAAENVKNLKSKPSDNDLLELYALFKQATVGDVNTDRPGMLDLKGKAKWDAWNERKGMSQTEAKEKYIAKVESLISSLGLA